From a region of the Triticum aestivum cultivar Chinese Spring chromosome 7D, IWGSC CS RefSeq v2.1, whole genome shotgun sequence genome:
- the LOC123164994 gene encoding heterogeneous nuclear ribonucleoprotein Q — MSDRQPSEEPEEQVDLEGDDDVMDDEEGYRRRRHGGEDSDEPEDEPEEPQIEVEGDGDGDGREEDAGMAVASDEPAAASGDEMEKGDEPEDEEEKMKWEELLALPPQGSEVFVGGLPRDTTEEDLRELCEPLGEIFEVRLMKDKETKENKGFAFVTFTAKDVAQRAIEELHDKDHKGRTLRCSLSQAKHRLFVGNVPKGLSEDELTSIIKGKGPGVVNIEMFKDLHDPSRNRGFLFVEYYNHACADYARQKLSSPDFKVDGSQLTVSWAEPKGSSSSSSDSSSSAAQVKTIYVKNLPENVSKEKVKDLFEVHGEVTKIVLPPAKAGHKRDFGFVHFAERSSALKAVKGSEKYEIDGQVLEVSMAKPLSDKKPDHSFKPGGAPSYPLPPYGGYMGDPYGAYGGGPGFNQPMIYGRGPAPAGMRMVPMVLPDGRLGYVLQQPGGMPPPPPPRRGDRRDGGGRGGEGSQRRYRPY; from the exons aTGTCGGATCGGCAGCCGTCGGAGGAACCGGAGGAGCAGGTGGACCTGGAGGGAGACGACGACGTCATGGACGACGAGGAAGggtaccgccgccgccgccacggtggTGAGGACTCTGATGAGCCGGAGGACGAGCCCGAGGAGCCTCAAATCGAGGTGGAGGGCGATGGCGACGGAGATGGCCGGGAGGAGGACGCCGGTATGGCGGTTGCCAGTGACGAACCTGCCGCGGCAAGTGGTGACGAGATGGAGAAGGGTGATGAGCCTGAGgacgaagaagagaagatgaagTGGGAGGAGCTCCTCGCACTACCCCCGCAGGGCTCGGAGGTATTCGTCGGGGGCCTCCCCCGAGACACCACCGAGGAGGACCTCCGCGAGCTATGCGAGCCATTGGGCGAAATCTTTGAG GTGAGGTTGATGAAGGATAAGGAAACAAAGGAAAACAAAGGATTTGCCTTTGTCACATTTACTGCCAAGGACGTGGCGCAGCGTGCTATCGAAGAACTGCATGACAAGGACCACAAG GGGAGAACACTGCGATGCTCATTGTCCCAGGCCAAGCACAGGTTATTTGTTGGCAATGTACCCAAAGGGTTGAGTGAGGATGAGCTGACGAGCATAATCAAAGGGAAGGGGCCAGGGGTCGTGAATATTGAGATGTTCAAG GATTTGCATGACCCAAGCCGTAACCGTGGGTTCCTCTTCGTTGAGTACTATAACCATGCTTGCGCAGATTATGCCAGGCAGAAATTGTCATCACCAGACTTTAAGGTTGATGGAAGCCAGTTGACTGTTAGCTGGGCTGAACCTAAgggttcatcatcgtcatcatcagatTCTTCTTCATCTGCTGCTCAG GTGAAGACTATATATGTGAAGAACCTGCCGGAGAATGTTTCTAAAGAGAAAGTTAAGGATCTCTTTGAAGTTCATGGAGAGGTCACAAAAATTGTTTTACCGCCTGCTAAGGCCGGGCATAAGAGGGATTTTGGGTTTGTTCACTTTGCTGAAAGATCAAGTGCACTGAAGGCAGTTAAAGGAAGTGAAAAATACGAAATCGATG GGCAAGTGCTTGAAGTTTCCATGGCCAAACCTTTGAGTGATAAGAAACCTGACCACTCGTTCAAGCCTGGTGGAGCTCCCAGCTATCCTCTTCCACCTTATGGTGGCTACATGGGAGACCCATATGGTGCCTATGGTGGCGGCCCTGGATTCAACCAG CCTATGATCTATGGTAGAGGACCAGCACCAGCTGGAATGAGGATGGTGCCGATGGTGCTCCCTGATGGTCGCCTTGGCTATGTTCT GCAACAACCTGGTGGAATGCCGCCTCCACCCCCTCCGCGACGTGGTGACCGGCGGGATGGCGGTGGCCGAGGTGGCGAAGGAAGCCAGCGGCGTTATCGGCCCTACTAG